In Rhodopirellula islandica, the following proteins share a genomic window:
- a CDS encoding DUF2314 domain-containing protein has protein sequence MSAQASPVFKSPGNDSEMNEAAAKARKTFRYFWREMAWERRRIIPGLEMAAVKATFTDPPEVRAQDPDALECEHMWLMDVSFDGRKVEGTLINAPTSLKSVSEGDRVRIPGRQLCDWMYVMSGDVYGGFTVDLMRARMSDSERKQHDQAWGFDFGAVGMVNLVPPDYIGESATKKKGLFSRFSHPEVKPQDYEKVAETEHPMSVNMRDSFDETLTENPELVHEADDNGYTFLHQLALAGSLDGVDVCLKHGADPSKAAPNGMTPSTLAKSLGWKRVMSRLQDAGVGD, from the coding sequence ATGTCAGCACAAGCATCTCCTGTTTTCAAATCACCCGGAAATGATTCCGAGATGAACGAAGCGGCGGCCAAAGCCCGCAAGACGTTTCGCTATTTTTGGCGTGAGATGGCATGGGAACGTCGCCGGATCATCCCAGGTCTGGAGATGGCCGCAGTGAAGGCAACCTTCACTGATCCGCCTGAAGTTCGAGCCCAGGATCCCGATGCGTTGGAATGCGAACACATGTGGTTGATGGATGTCAGCTTTGATGGGCGCAAGGTCGAAGGGACTTTGATCAACGCGCCAACTTCCTTGAAGAGCGTCAGCGAAGGAGATCGAGTCAGAATTCCAGGGCGTCAGTTGTGTGATTGGATGTACGTGATGTCAGGCGACGTGTACGGAGGGTTCACGGTTGATTTGATGCGTGCACGGATGAGTGATTCGGAACGCAAGCAGCATGACCAGGCATGGGGCTTCGATTTTGGAGCTGTGGGCATGGTCAATTTGGTTCCCCCCGATTACATCGGTGAATCCGCAACGAAGAAGAAGGGCTTGTTTTCTCGTTTCAGTCACCCGGAGGTCAAGCCGCAGGACTACGAGAAGGTGGCCGAGACGGAGCATCCGATGTCGGTCAACATGCGAGACTCATTCGACGAGACGCTAACCGAGAATCCGGAGTTGGTTCACGAAGCGGACGACAACGGATACACATTCCTGCATCAATTGGCGTTGGCGGGGTCGTTGGACGGCGTCGATGTGTGCTTGAAACATGGGGCCGATCCGAGCAAGGCTGCTCCAAACGGGATGACGCCTTCCACGCTCGCGAAGAGCTTGGGATGGAAGCGTGTGATGTCTCGATTGCAGGACGCCGGTGTAGGCGATTGA
- a CDS encoding DUF1206 domain-containing protein, which produces MSANTTSRFSWRGFQEARLPQVPSWVETLGRAGHIAKGVVYFIVGFLAFRVTIGAGGEVGGARNAIREIGEQPYGKLMLGLVAIGLLGYTAWRWVQAIQDTEGAGTEAKGLVKRTGYAISGVAYAVLGSYAGSLSLGWVGGPSSGQSSKASFLLDSMPGRIVLGAAGAITIGVGIYFAVKGYHAKFMTKYQLAEMGDAFRTTALHAGRIGLITRGIAFVIIGYFLAQSAWQGTGNGEIAGMGDALSAIASQTYGRILLGVVGFGLMAYAVHMFLLGCYRRFNVAN; this is translated from the coding sequence ATGTCTGCCAACACGACCTCTCGTTTCTCCTGGCGTGGTTTTCAAGAAGCTCGTTTGCCGCAAGTTCCTTCTTGGGTCGAAACCCTTGGCCGTGCGGGGCACATTGCCAAGGGCGTCGTGTATTTCATCGTTGGTTTCCTCGCCTTTCGTGTCACGATTGGTGCCGGTGGTGAAGTGGGCGGGGCTCGCAATGCGATTCGAGAGATTGGCGAGCAACCCTATGGCAAATTGATGTTGGGTTTGGTCGCGATTGGTTTGCTCGGTTACACCGCTTGGCGTTGGGTGCAAGCAATCCAAGACACCGAAGGGGCTGGCACGGAAGCGAAAGGGTTGGTGAAGCGAACCGGATACGCGATCAGTGGTGTTGCGTACGCGGTGCTCGGTTCCTATGCGGGATCGCTGTCGCTGGGTTGGGTGGGTGGCCCATCGAGTGGGCAATCGTCAAAAGCGTCCTTCCTGCTGGATAGCATGCCAGGGCGGATCGTCCTTGGGGCTGCAGGGGCCATCACAATTGGTGTGGGAATCTACTTTGCGGTGAAGGGTTACCATGCCAAGTTCATGACGAAGTATCAGTTGGCTGAGATGGGCGACGCATTTCGGACAACGGCGCTGCACGCCGGTCGCATTGGTTTGATCACACGCGGGATCGCTTTTGTAATCATCGGATACTTCTTGGCTCAGTCCGCTTGGCAGGGAACTGGGAATGGAGAGATCGCGGGAATGGGAGATGCACTTTCGGCCATTGCGAGCCAGACGTACGGTCGAATTTTGTTGGGGGTCGTTGGATTCGGCTTGATGGCCTACGCGGTGCATATGTTTCTGCTCGGATGCTACCGAAGATTCAATGTTGCGAACTGA
- a CDS encoding AI-2E family transporter produces the protein MGDSFQQRIRIDRPVDSGRTRSIVDSHSPSGGSDPWLIVIAICLLCGLLYLGAALFVPLSIAVLAYLTLRPAVSRLCKRGIPKSLASGLVILVAFLSIALIATLLYSPMQTWMDRAPESLHRFRGNFDSLTERIDEVNEAEESVRKTGEEIGVEQTLKIQVDQPGLIDSSYLINTTGSVLAFIMAIAVLTFFMLSTGDDLLNRILNVLPDEERRESVLRTIGDIQDNVGRYLAQISAINLGLAVAATLVMWAVGMPTPILWGVLAGLFNFIPYVGPLGATGLVLLAAGSAFDSSTRALMTAFAFWLVTAIEGQFITPAVVGRTLKVGPIVVLVAVAFWGVMWGLPGVLLAVPMLIMMRQIFAAFDSTFPLAVVLGEESCDESTEDCEPIKEDQPIAEMATS, from the coding sequence ATGGGCGACTCGTTTCAGCAGCGAATACGAATCGATCGTCCGGTTGATTCGGGCAGAACGAGATCGATCGTCGACTCTCATTCGCCTTCCGGGGGAAGCGATCCGTGGCTGATTGTGATCGCTATTTGTTTGCTCTGCGGTTTGCTGTATCTGGGGGCGGCTTTGTTTGTGCCGCTGTCAATCGCTGTGCTGGCGTACCTGACGTTGCGACCCGCGGTTTCGCGTCTTTGCAAACGAGGGATTCCCAAGTCGTTGGCCAGTGGTTTGGTCATTCTGGTTGCGTTCCTTTCGATCGCCTTGATCGCAACGCTTCTCTATTCACCGATGCAAACGTGGATGGACCGTGCGCCCGAGAGCTTGCATCGATTTCGAGGTAACTTCGATTCTCTGACCGAGCGGATCGATGAGGTGAATGAAGCGGAAGAGTCAGTGCGAAAGACCGGGGAAGAAATCGGTGTCGAGCAGACACTGAAGATTCAAGTGGATCAGCCTGGGTTGATTGATTCTTCGTATCTGATCAACACGACCGGAAGCGTGTTGGCGTTCATCATGGCCATTGCCGTGTTGACGTTCTTCATGCTTTCGACGGGGGACGATCTTCTCAATCGAATCTTGAACGTGTTGCCCGATGAGGAGCGGCGCGAGAGCGTCTTGAGAACCATTGGAGACATACAGGACAATGTCGGCCGCTATCTCGCACAAATCAGTGCGATCAATTTGGGGCTGGCTGTCGCGGCGACGCTGGTCATGTGGGCGGTGGGAATGCCGACGCCGATTCTTTGGGGCGTCTTGGCGGGATTGTTTAATTTCATTCCCTATGTCGGACCTTTGGGGGCGACGGGGTTGGTGTTGTTGGCTGCAGGCAGTGCGTTTGACTCCTCCACGCGAGCGCTGATGACCGCGTTTGCGTTCTGGTTGGTGACCGCGATCGAAGGGCAATTCATCACACCCGCCGTGGTCGGTCGAACGTTGAAAGTCGGCCCGATTGTGGTTTTGGTCGCGGTTGCGTTTTGGGGAGTGATGTGGGGATTGCCCGGTGTTTTGTTGGCTGTCCCGATGCTGATCATGATGCGCCAGATCTTCGCCGCGTTCGATTCGACGTTCCCGCTGGCTGTTGTTCTGGGGGAAGAATCGTGTGACGAAAGCACGGAGGATTGTGAACCCATCAAAGAGGATCAACCCATCGCTGAGATGGCGACGTCGTGA
- a CDS encoding COG1361 family protein translates to MTSFRRSLFFAAAAICSASLLPSAQAQTSLSTGDGFLKVSSQMPEEVRLGESFNYTVEVTNISDAVTLHQVKLAQKSAEGLTIESVSQSGKQQNEKKSQSEDKQKKNNNSKNQMVIQMLKPGESRKFDVEAVADKEGEIRSCLEVVSYKPAICLTSEAVKPKLELTKFAPKEANRCNVIEVEYTLKNGGSGDVGPITITDSLGDGLATIDGEKELKFNVDGLKAGDTRKFLARVYASKSGEFGSRAVAKADESELSSRSQKTQTKVVSADLVANVNGPNRLYGNDLAHFTATITNQGNAPAEDVRINLMWPAAANLADLSEPQLKSGDQSQQSNSKKQSEGQPTVAKSDSQSGSNSENGKNSEQSQQDNSPKMAEEMLTIEKLNPGQSATIDYAIRTGELDEIPTKVKATSVCTVDPAKSEENATTRATATAMARAKVVRLPALQLTVVDDEDPVKDGSEVIYTIKVWNEGDAIDNNVRLTAELADGLKFVSADGPTELKEDGQSIQFAPIKKMQPGDEVTYTVKAEGDGEGSVRLTTQLASQSLSSKITAEEPTRIFKR, encoded by the coding sequence ATGACTTCATTCCGAAGAAGTCTCTTCTTCGCAGCAGCGGCCATCTGCTCCGCTTCCCTGCTTCCATCCGCCCAAGCTCAAACGTCCCTTTCGACCGGCGATGGGTTTTTGAAGGTGTCCAGTCAGATGCCGGAGGAGGTTCGTCTCGGCGAGAGTTTCAACTACACCGTCGAGGTCACGAACATTTCTGACGCGGTCACGCTTCATCAAGTGAAGTTGGCGCAGAAGAGCGCAGAAGGACTGACCATCGAATCCGTCTCTCAATCCGGCAAGCAACAGAACGAGAAGAAGTCGCAGTCCGAAGACAAACAGAAGAAGAACAACAACAGCAAGAATCAAATGGTGATTCAAATGCTGAAGCCGGGAGAGTCGAGGAAATTCGACGTCGAAGCGGTTGCGGACAAAGAAGGTGAGATCCGTAGTTGCTTGGAAGTGGTCAGCTACAAACCTGCGATTTGTTTGACCAGCGAGGCCGTCAAGCCCAAGTTGGAACTGACCAAGTTTGCGCCCAAAGAGGCCAATCGATGCAACGTCATCGAGGTGGAATACACGCTGAAGAACGGCGGCAGCGGCGATGTCGGTCCAATCACCATCACGGATTCGTTGGGCGATGGTTTGGCCACGATCGATGGTGAGAAAGAGTTGAAGTTCAATGTCGACGGGCTGAAAGCCGGTGACACTCGCAAGTTTTTGGCTCGCGTCTATGCGTCCAAGAGCGGTGAATTTGGCAGCCGTGCTGTGGCGAAAGCAGACGAAAGCGAGCTGAGTTCACGCAGTCAAAAGACGCAGACCAAAGTGGTTTCGGCTGACTTGGTGGCAAATGTCAATGGTCCCAACCGTCTGTATGGGAATGACTTGGCGCACTTCACTGCGACGATCACGAACCAAGGCAATGCTCCTGCCGAAGACGTTCGCATCAACCTGATGTGGCCTGCAGCAGCCAACCTGGCTGATCTGAGTGAGCCGCAGTTGAAGTCCGGCGATCAATCGCAACAGAGCAATTCGAAGAAGCAGTCCGAAGGTCAGCCAACCGTTGCAAAATCGGACAGTCAGTCGGGTTCAAACTCGGAGAACGGCAAGAACAGTGAGCAATCACAGCAAGACAATTCGCCCAAGATGGCCGAGGAAATGCTGACGATTGAGAAACTGAATCCCGGCCAAAGTGCCACGATTGACTATGCCATTCGCACTGGAGAATTGGACGAAATTCCCACGAAGGTGAAGGCGACCAGTGTTTGCACGGTCGACCCGGCCAAATCGGAAGAAAATGCGACGACGCGTGCCACCGCCACTGCGATGGCCCGTGCCAAGGTCGTTCGTCTGCCGGCACTTCAACTGACGGTCGTTGACGACGAAGACCCTGTCAAAGACGGAAGCGAAGTGATTTACACCATCAAGGTTTGGAACGAAGGCGATGCGATCGACAACAATGTTCGTCTGACCGCTGAGCTGGCAGATGGGTTGAAGTTCGTGTCCGCTGATGGGCCAACGGAGTTGAAGGAAGATGGCCAGTCGATCCAGTTTGCTCCCATCAAGAAGATGCAGCCTGGTGATGAAGTGACCTACACCGTGAAAGCCGAAGGCGATGGAGAAGGTTCGGTCCGATTGACAACTCAATTGGCCAGCCAATCGTTGTCGTCGAAAATCACCGCGGAAGAACCCACACGGATCTTCAAACGCTGA